The Prosthecobacter dejongeii genome window below encodes:
- a CDS encoding metallophosphoesterase, with translation MPASLSSAITAEIAPSILLDSRRALVHQTQGWMAVADLHYGYEVHRSRQGALLPHWGMGQCRATLLALLHDHRPHKLIIVGDIMDGSGSVAQTGAFLDNLRTYVPELILIEGNHDRSGLKKGWHLQKTHREEDFVFHHGHQGIAPPSLAEDLFGHHSQVIFITGHEHPAISLRDGAGMKLKLPALVQQRVCAEMQHWILPAFSPWAAGGEYRGEHENLATWACAPARIWKIA, from the coding sequence GTGCCCGCTTCCCTTTCATCTGCCATTACCGCTGAGATCGCACCGAGTATCCTGCTGGATTCACGACGCGCGCTGGTGCATCAAACGCAAGGATGGATGGCGGTGGCCGACCTTCATTATGGATATGAAGTCCACCGTAGCCGCCAAGGGGCCCTCCTTCCCCACTGGGGCATGGGCCAGTGCCGCGCCACCCTGCTGGCCCTGCTCCATGATCATCGCCCACACAAACTCATCATCGTGGGAGATATCATGGATGGAAGCGGCTCTGTGGCGCAGACAGGCGCTTTTTTGGATAACCTACGAACCTATGTTCCTGAGCTCATTTTGATCGAAGGCAACCATGATCGCTCGGGGCTCAAAAAAGGGTGGCATCTGCAAAAAACACATCGGGAAGAGGACTTCGTTTTCCATCATGGTCACCAGGGCATAGCGCCGCCATCACTGGCAGAGGACCTCTTTGGCCACCACTCACAGGTGATCTTCATCACAGGCCATGAGCACCCAGCCATCTCCCTCCGTGACGGCGCTGGGATGAAGTTAAAACTCCCGGCTCTAGTCCAACAGCGCGTCTGCGCAGAGATGCAGCATTGGATTCTGCCGGCCTTTTCCCCGTGGGCGGCAGGGGGCGAATATCGCGGCGAACATGAGAACCTGGCCACTTGGGCCTGCGCTCCAGCGCGGATCTGGAAAATCGCTTAA
- a CDS encoding O-antigen ligase family protein: MSSNPLSADKSETEVPLQKVKVFKRRRVSVEKSEAEETAPGWRGVLLALVVIASFLLGSGSGVWSLGAVCCLMGGAVVFAPPAFRLPGIAAVSLLIFGLVPLVGLLPGSWFGIQAPWRDSLLESWGIAVPQTLSPDPRASFESWLVVMAGMAWLWTCLGQKISDEGRRWCLYTLAAGGALVAGASWIHSAGYPFSWWPQDPLGSSFGPFANRNHTSSLNAITCILCAAATYDTYRRKSYLGWIFAGLFFLPLITIFMNTSRGGLLIFFVGMAVWITTAAMKQGLFRKMVVAVAILLAVFSVALVSSGKLGERLRGLLVEEKASVFTSSLRVDLAKATLANVVDRPWIGHGFDTFSTIFPVLSDLDVSGVRFLHPESDVLLLAFEGGLLALMPCGLLLLWVIKSTGPWKKGAVDHRSHERSARRWRQTAAIGAGMALVHSLFDVPNHGIAYAMHTSLLLGLAIRPRRLKVATGRVEQTCFRLAGVAIVALGGVWLAIASSAWLPNLPAIVPVLKGEVFELTKQGRFRDALVLADRAIWLTPLDYRLYYLRAQLLLQLRQRPERALLDFGRSRTLEPHYANTCFEEGVYWLKFAPEMAMIPWRECLRRHPRESGELSSAYGEMLGYTGLFPELRPPLWAMAESPKMQIIFLNATQRGAEWEEYLSKFLANHPKLDSVDPEQLQIFFKLWHDKGNQERLVEWLQAHPKMLVYGWRHVSQKYARDGKYEEAVLLVSKFLKRPERPATFGVADVARLEKAFVFNPSDPRPGIELFYAKRAMGDLTAARLTAEKVVALKEVPPYMKLELAYIYMDLHDARQAWALLEQVMLASPEI, from the coding sequence ATGTCATCCAACCCGCTAAGCGCTGATAAATCCGAAACGGAAGTGCCTTTGCAAAAGGTCAAAGTATTCAAGCGGAGGCGAGTGTCTGTGGAGAAGAGTGAGGCTGAAGAGACAGCGCCTGGCTGGCGGGGCGTGCTACTGGCCCTGGTCGTGATCGCTTCGTTTTTGTTGGGATCTGGATCCGGGGTTTGGTCCCTTGGGGCGGTGTGTTGCTTGATGGGCGGGGCGGTGGTCTTCGCTCCTCCAGCTTTTCGGTTGCCAGGTATTGCGGCGGTGAGTCTGTTAATCTTCGGCTTGGTTCCTTTGGTGGGGCTGCTGCCTGGGAGTTGGTTTGGCATTCAGGCCCCGTGGCGTGATAGCTTGCTGGAATCCTGGGGCATTGCAGTGCCACAGACACTCTCACCAGATCCGCGAGCCAGTTTTGAATCCTGGTTGGTGGTCATGGCTGGGATGGCGTGGCTGTGGACGTGCTTAGGGCAAAAGATCTCTGATGAGGGCCGCCGCTGGTGTTTATACACTCTGGCTGCGGGGGGGGCGCTGGTAGCGGGGGCCTCGTGGATCCACAGTGCAGGCTATCCTTTTTCCTGGTGGCCGCAAGATCCGCTGGGCAGCAGTTTTGGCCCGTTTGCAAATCGAAACCACACGTCGAGTTTGAATGCAATCACGTGCATCCTATGCGCGGCTGCGACTTATGATACCTACCGGAGAAAGTCTTATTTGGGGTGGATCTTTGCAGGGCTGTTCTTTTTGCCGTTGATCACCATTTTCATGAACACCTCAAGGGGTGGTCTGTTGATCTTTTTCGTCGGCATGGCGGTGTGGATCACCACGGCTGCGATGAAGCAGGGATTGTTCCGAAAGATGGTAGTGGCAGTGGCTATCCTGCTGGCTGTTTTCTCCGTGGCCCTGGTTTCCAGTGGCAAGTTGGGGGAGCGTTTGCGGGGATTGCTCGTGGAGGAAAAGGCCTCTGTCTTCACCTCTTCCTTACGGGTGGATTTGGCCAAGGCCACCTTGGCCAATGTGGTGGATCGGCCATGGATCGGGCATGGGTTTGATACATTCAGTACCATTTTTCCGGTCTTGTCGGATTTGGATGTTTCTGGGGTGCGTTTTTTGCACCCTGAGAGTGATGTTCTTTTGCTCGCCTTTGAGGGAGGTCTGCTAGCACTGATGCCTTGTGGTTTATTGCTGCTCTGGGTCATCAAATCCACAGGGCCTTGGAAGAAGGGGGCGGTGGATCATCGCTCGCATGAGAGATCTGCCCGACGCTGGCGGCAGACCGCAGCTATCGGTGCGGGAATGGCATTGGTACACTCCTTGTTTGATGTGCCTAACCACGGAATTGCCTACGCCATGCACACTTCACTTTTGCTAGGGCTAGCCATCCGGCCTAGACGGCTGAAGGTGGCTACAGGTCGGGTGGAGCAAACCTGCTTTCGCCTCGCAGGCGTGGCGATTGTGGCCTTAGGGGGCGTATGGCTGGCCATCGCTTCATCGGCTTGGTTGCCGAATCTTCCTGCGATCGTTCCGGTGCTGAAGGGGGAGGTGTTTGAATTAACGAAGCAGGGCCGTTTTCGCGATGCTTTGGTGCTGGCTGATCGGGCGATTTGGCTGACGCCTTTAGATTACCGACTTTATTATTTGAGGGCGCAGTTGCTCTTGCAACTCCGGCAGCGCCCTGAGCGTGCTTTGTTAGACTTCGGACGTTCGCGGACACTGGAGCCGCACTATGCAAATACTTGCTTTGAAGAAGGGGTGTATTGGCTGAAATTTGCACCTGAGATGGCCATGATTCCTTGGCGGGAATGCTTGCGTCGGCACCCCCGGGAGTCGGGTGAACTCAGTTCCGCTTATGGTGAAATGCTAGGCTACACGGGGCTCTTTCCAGAGCTGAGACCACCCCTCTGGGCCATGGCGGAAAGCCCTAAAATGCAGATCATTTTTCTGAACGCTACGCAACGCGGAGCGGAGTGGGAGGAGTATCTGAGTAAGTTTTTAGCAAACCATCCCAAGCTGGATTCTGTCGATCCTGAGCAGCTCCAGATTTTCTTTAAACTATGGCATGACAAAGGCAATCAAGAGAGATTGGTCGAGTGGTTGCAGGCTCATCCCAAGATGCTGGTTTATGGGTGGCGGCATGTGTCTCAAAAGTATGCGCGAGACGGGAAATATGAGGAGGCCGTGCTGCTGGTGAGCAAGTTTTTGAAGCGCCCGGAACGGCCAGCAACCTTTGGTGTGGCGGATGTGGCGCGGTTAGAAAAAGCCTTTGTTTTTAATCCCTCCGATCCACGGCCTGGTATCGAACTTTTTTATGCCAAGCGTGCGATGGGAGACCTGACCGCGGCCCGGCTAACGGCGGAAAAAGTGGTGGCGCTAAAAGAGGTGCCCCCGTACATGAAGCTGGAACTAGCTTACATCTACATGGATCTTCATGATGCGCGTCAGGCCTGGGCGCTGCTGGAACAGGTTATGCTGGCAAGCCCTGAAATTTAA
- a CDS encoding MraY family glycosyltransferase, which translates to MDRITAMLALAKNSAEFVGPLRPQLFGWEEIVIFFIGAMMISWVGTWRVIKRQGTLGLDAPDGRRKLHEKPVSRLGGAPIYFALMLGIGVAFWFRRGAFDGWLPLILCNSLMFSVGLVDDLKPLGARVKLVGQIGAALILYSFGLSIDVLSNPFGPGGLELGWWSLPLTLLWLVAIPNVINLIDGMDGLAGGFGLFLSLTLAFVGFISGFSDVMIASIVMAGALSGFLFFNFPPAKIFLGDGGAYLIGFFVASVSLKCSNKGSIIAALLVIVIALGVPILDTAFAILRRSIRGVPIFRADAEHIHHRLILLGYSKGRALVAMYSVCVVLSLVGISILLTKGVALPVAGAVLFLLAIGAARYLGYVRSWSNLRQQIDIAMERRHRLEHARAHARVLDFDIELCGSLKEFETLFRHRLKWMGFLPETEPGGIPVVVQLSGGRVFTLRRPEDQHEADEWLRRAEELVTVLERCLERWQGLPLLSDGEDAR; encoded by the coding sequence ATGGATAGGATCACTGCCATGCTGGCTCTCGCGAAAAACTCTGCTGAGTTTGTAGGGCCTTTGAGGCCTCAGCTCTTTGGCTGGGAAGAGATCGTGATCTTTTTCATAGGGGCCATGATGATCAGTTGGGTTGGAACCTGGAGGGTGATCAAACGTCAAGGGACGCTGGGGCTAGACGCACCTGATGGAAGACGTAAACTGCATGAGAAGCCGGTGTCTCGCCTTGGGGGGGCACCGATTTACTTCGCGCTGATGCTGGGCATCGGGGTGGCCTTCTGGTTCCGTCGAGGAGCCTTCGATGGGTGGTTGCCTTTGATCCTCTGCAATTCGCTCATGTTTTCGGTGGGATTGGTGGATGATCTGAAGCCTTTGGGGGCGCGGGTCAAGCTGGTGGGACAGATCGGTGCGGCGTTAATCCTTTACTCCTTCGGTCTATCCATTGACGTACTGAGCAATCCCTTTGGTCCAGGGGGGCTTGAGCTCGGGTGGTGGAGCTTGCCACTGACATTGCTCTGGTTGGTCGCTATTCCCAATGTGATCAATTTGATTGATGGGATGGACGGTCTGGCGGGTGGGTTTGGGCTTTTCCTTTCACTCACGCTGGCCTTTGTGGGGTTCATTTCTGGGTTCTCGGACGTGATGATTGCTTCCATTGTGATGGCGGGAGCGCTGTCTGGATTTTTGTTTTTTAATTTTCCGCCAGCGAAGATTTTTCTAGGGGATGGCGGCGCGTATTTGATCGGCTTTTTCGTCGCGTCAGTCTCGCTGAAATGTTCCAATAAGGGCTCGATCATCGCGGCTCTTTTGGTGATCGTGATCGCCCTGGGTGTGCCGATTTTAGACACGGCCTTTGCCATTCTCCGGCGCTCGATCCGTGGGGTGCCAATCTTTCGGGCGGATGCTGAGCACATTCATCATCGGTTAATCCTTCTGGGTTACAGCAAGGGGCGCGCGCTGGTGGCGATGTATTCGGTCTGTGTGGTTCTCAGTCTGGTGGGCATCAGCATTTTGCTAACAAAGGGAGTTGCCTTACCCGTGGCGGGGGCCGTGCTATTTCTTTTGGCCATCGGTGCTGCTCGCTACCTGGGCTATGTGCGCAGTTGGTCAAATTTGCGCCAGCAGATAGACATCGCGATGGAACGTAGGCACCGGCTGGAACATGCTCGCGCCCACGCAAGAGTGCTGGACTTTGACATTGAGCTCTGTGGGAGTTTGAAGGAATTCGAAACTCTTTTCCGTCATCGGTTGAAGTGGATGGGATTTTTACCGGAAACTGAACCGGGGGGAATACCGGTGGTGGTGCAGCTAAGTGGCGGACGTGTCTTTACCTTGCGTCGGCCGGAGGATCAGCATGAGGCCGATGAATGGCTGCGCCGTGCAGAAGAGCTGGTGACGGTACTCGAACGGTGCCTGGAAAGATGGCAAGGTCTGCCCCTGCTGAGTGACGGGGAAGATGCGCGCTAG
- a CDS encoding glycosyltransferase family 4 protein: MRVLLLNQCFYPDHVATAQYLTELALGLKEAGHEVTVVASSRGYDNPQNRYPSHEVWRGIDIQRIWTPGLGKGAKWRRLVDFASFWLSATLILLRLKKFDVTVCLTSPPLISTLGTAMTKIKGGAVVPWIMDLNPDEAVAAGWLKAGGLVERVLSLLQRWSFRQASRIIALDRFMAARLEAKGVPAEVIHTDPPWSHDAAVRYDEDGRQAFRAEHGLTEKFVVMYSGNHSPCHPLDALLESAHELVGQSHIHFLFVGGGSELEKVKRFRDRHGLPNITTLPYQPMAKLAGSLSSADLHTVVLGDPFVGIVHPCKIYNILALGIPFLTLGPKESHLRDLATQLPPGDHWAVENGHPAEVRKMILLAAERRFTEPNPAAQSLAKEFAMEVLRSRLIQVIEEAGKES, from the coding sequence ATGCGCGTTTTGCTTCTCAATCAGTGTTTTTATCCGGACCATGTGGCGACGGCGCAGTATCTGACTGAGCTGGCTCTGGGTTTGAAAGAAGCGGGACACGAGGTAACGGTGGTGGCTTCCTCTCGTGGATATGACAATCCGCAAAATCGCTATCCAAGCCATGAAGTCTGGCGCGGGATTGATATTCAACGGATCTGGACGCCGGGTCTGGGGAAGGGGGCGAAATGGAGACGGCTTGTGGACTTTGCGAGCTTTTGGTTAAGTGCGACATTGATTTTGCTGCGGCTCAAAAAATTTGATGTCACAGTGTGTTTGACCTCACCTCCTCTGATCTCGACTTTGGGGACGGCCATGACGAAGATCAAAGGTGGAGCGGTGGTGCCCTGGATCATGGATTTGAATCCGGATGAAGCCGTGGCTGCCGGGTGGCTGAAGGCTGGCGGATTAGTGGAAAGAGTACTGAGCCTGCTCCAGCGGTGGAGTTTCCGCCAGGCCTCTCGCATTATCGCGCTAGATCGGTTCATGGCCGCGAGGTTGGAGGCTAAAGGGGTACCTGCGGAGGTGATCCATACGGATCCTCCCTGGTCCCATGATGCCGCAGTGCGCTACGATGAGGATGGCCGACAGGCCTTTCGAGCAGAGCATGGGCTGACTGAAAAATTCGTGGTGATGTATTCGGGGAACCACAGTCCCTGCCATCCCCTGGATGCGTTGCTGGAGTCTGCGCATGAGTTGGTGGGACAGTCGCACATTCATTTTCTCTTCGTCGGCGGTGGCAGTGAACTTGAAAAGGTGAAGCGTTTTCGTGATCGGCATGGGCTGCCTAACATCACGACTTTACCGTATCAGCCGATGGCCAAACTGGCAGGCTCTTTGTCCTCGGCGGATCTTCATACGGTGGTGCTGGGAGATCCGTTTGTGGGGATTGTTCACCCCTGTAAAATTTACAATATTTTGGCCCTCGGTATTCCTTTTCTAACCTTGGGGCCTAAGGAGAGTCACTTGCGAGATCTCGCAACCCAATTACCGCCTGGAGACCATTGGGCGGTGGAAAATGGGCACCCGGCAGAAGTGCGAAAGATGATTTTGTTAGCTGCCGAACGACGCTTTACGGAGCCGAATCCTGCGGCTCAAAGCTTAGCCAAGGAATTTGCCATGGAAGTCTTGCGCTCTCGATTGATTCAAGTCATTGAAGAGGCTGGAAAAGAATCGTGA
- a CDS encoding glycosyltransferase, translated as MKVLLIVPCYRESSRIGLFLPELCAEMDRLGDVRVMVVEDGSGADEQLKMKALLDAWQVQYHCLKSPLMLDENVGKGGAVYEGWAQAVDEEWLAFVDADGACPAREVARLIGIVRSQDSRSRAVFASRVKMLGKNVQRLLKRHLLGRVYATLVSEMLNVPVYDSQCGLKLVPRLAYEQVARSLAIRGFAFDVELMVALLKIGCPIEEVPIDWCEVAGGKVSMIRDSWRMAKDVWKIRSERGIVVG; from the coding sequence ATGAAGGTGTTGCTCATTGTCCCTTGCTACCGTGAGAGTTCGCGGATCGGTCTATTCCTGCCAGAGCTCTGTGCGGAGATGGATCGTCTAGGAGATGTACGGGTCATGGTGGTGGAGGACGGATCTGGGGCTGATGAGCAGTTGAAAATGAAGGCCCTCTTGGACGCGTGGCAGGTGCAGTATCACTGCCTAAAGTCACCGCTGATGCTGGATGAAAATGTGGGGAAAGGTGGGGCTGTTTATGAAGGCTGGGCGCAGGCTGTGGATGAAGAGTGGTTGGCATTTGTGGATGCCGATGGCGCATGCCCTGCCCGGGAGGTGGCGAGATTGATCGGTATCGTGCGATCGCAAGACAGCCGCTCGCGTGCGGTGTTCGCTTCACGCGTCAAGATGTTGGGGAAAAACGTGCAGCGTCTTTTGAAGCGGCATTTGTTAGGCCGAGTCTATGCCACACTGGTTTCTGAGATGCTGAACGTGCCCGTGTATGATTCCCAGTGTGGGTTGAAATTGGTGCCTCGGCTGGCGTATGAGCAGGTGGCACGCTCCTTAGCTATCCGTGGATTTGCCTTTGATGTGGAGCTGATGGTGGCTTTGCTGAAAATCGGATGCCCGATCGAGGAAGTGCCGATTGACTGGTGCGAGGTGGCAGGAGGAAAAGTGAGCATGATTCGGGATTCCTGGCGGATGGCTAAGGATGTGTGGAAAATCCGTTCAGAAAGGGGCATTGTTGTAGGCTGA
- a CDS encoding glycosyltransferase family 2 protein, with amino-acid sequence MSDLPVSICIPVKNEEVNLPGCLAALGAFDEVVVVDSGSTDGTVDLAHGAGATVLQFEWNGQFPKKRNWTLRNHRFKHPWVLFLDADERVNESFVAELRRTLTTTSHVGFWLSFTNWFMGAPLRHGDVFHKLALIKTGAGEYERFPEDAWSRLDMEVHEHPVLSGTTGVLKTRLVHHDYRGLKNYLARHNEYSSWEANRFLWLQSAGPEAWATLTDRQRFKYRWMDRWWLAWLYWAVAVILKRGFLDGLNGLRFGMLKRRYFGEIRLKIQEAQRTGKPA; translated from the coding sequence ATGAGTGATCTACCTGTTTCCATCTGCATCCCTGTCAAAAACGAGGAGGTGAATTTGCCTGGCTGCTTGGCGGCCTTGGGCGCTTTTGATGAGGTGGTGGTGGTGGATTCTGGGAGTACGGATGGTACTGTGGACTTGGCCCATGGAGCTGGGGCGACGGTGCTGCAGTTTGAGTGGAACGGGCAGTTTCCCAAAAAGCGAAATTGGACTCTCCGAAATCACCGATTTAAACATCCTTGGGTGCTTTTTTTGGATGCGGATGAGCGCGTGAATGAATCTTTTGTGGCGGAGCTGAGGCGCACTTTAACCACGACTTCGCATGTAGGCTTTTGGCTGTCTTTTACCAATTGGTTTATGGGGGCTCCTTTGAGACATGGGGATGTGTTTCATAAACTGGCCTTGATCAAAACGGGGGCAGGTGAGTATGAGCGTTTTCCGGAGGATGCCTGGAGCCGTCTGGATATGGAGGTGCATGAGCATCCTGTGCTGAGTGGGACCACTGGTGTTTTAAAGACTCGTTTAGTTCACCATGATTACCGGGGCTTAAAAAATTACTTGGCCCGGCACAATGAATACTCGTCCTGGGAGGCAAACCGATTTTTATGGCTTCAGTCGGCGGGGCCTGAGGCTTGGGCGACATTGACGGATCGGCAAAGATTCAAGTATCGGTGGATGGACCGCTGGTGGTTGGCTTGGCTCTATTGGGCCGTGGCAGTGATTTTGAAAAGGGGGTTTTTAGATGGTCTGAACGGGCTTCGTTTTGGCATGCTGAAACGGCGATACTTTGGCGAAATTCGGTTGAAGATTCAGGAAGCCCAGAGAACGGGGAAACCAGCGTAA
- a CDS encoding LbetaH domain-containing protein has product MISSSTEQNRLAVKYSPQEKALRVLWMLGRVVFEWSPRPCFGFRRWWLRLFGAQVGKAVNIYPSAHIYYPWNLEIGDWSCIGEWALVYNLGRVKIGEHVTISQRVHLCAGTHDYRSMEMPLIKLPIVIESSAWICADAFVGPDVTVAEGSVVGARAVVMKDVSAWVVVAGNPATIIKQRVVKDAIS; this is encoded by the coding sequence ATGATCTCAAGTTCTACTGAGCAAAATCGGCTAGCAGTCAAATACTCGCCGCAGGAAAAGGCGTTGCGGGTGTTGTGGATGTTGGGACGCGTGGTGTTTGAATGGAGTCCTCGACCTTGCTTTGGATTCCGCCGTTGGTGGTTGAGGTTGTTCGGTGCTCAGGTGGGCAAAGCGGTGAATATTTACCCTTCGGCCCATATTTATTACCCGTGGAATTTGGAGATCGGTGACTGGTCGTGCATCGGCGAATGGGCTTTGGTTTATAACTTGGGACGGGTGAAGATTGGGGAGCATGTGACCATTTCACAGCGTGTACATCTTTGCGCTGGAACGCATGACTATCGGTCTATGGAGATGCCTCTGATCAAGCTGCCGATTGTGATTGAGTCGTCAGCCTGGATTTGTGCGGATGCTTTTGTGGGACCTGATGTGACGGTTGCTGAAGGTTCGGTAGTTGGGGCAAGAGCCGTTGTTATGAAAGATGTCTCAGCTTGGGTGGTAGTGGCGGGAAATCCTGCCACAATCATCAAACAACGTGTCGTGAAGGATGCCATTTCATGA
- a CDS encoding glycosyltransferase has translation MKSAFVIDSVSRLAGGLLEANRRLAQSLENRGDQILILGGRDSFTDDDRSTWSPLAVKTFDCYGPRRLGYAPGMGKKLTAFDPEVVHSQGMWTYTSWVAARWRRRTGKPEVIHPHGMLDPWAVKNSAWKKKLIARIFERRHLSETSCLRALCHAELEAIRSYGLRNPICVIPNGIDLPADHLIQRNQNKLSPNKKVLLYLGRLHPKKGLVNLLHAWGALSKQQGKTSEWVLAIAGWDEGGHEDELKRLAVNLKMAWNEGGNINSEDDDRVRFLGPKFGSEKEQLYRDCDAFILPSFSEGLPMVILEAWAYAKPVIMTPMCHLPEGVTAQAAFEVSPDVGQIQDGLSRLIQLSDAEREEMGTRGRALVGQRFTWDLVGSQMHSVQHWLVNGTPAPECVFF, from the coding sequence ATGAAGTCTGCATTTGTCATTGACAGTGTTTCTCGCTTGGCTGGAGGGCTTCTAGAAGCGAATCGGCGGCTGGCTCAATCTCTGGAAAACCGTGGTGATCAAATTCTCATCTTAGGGGGACGTGATTCCTTCACGGACGATGACCGATCCACATGGAGCCCCTTGGCTGTGAAAACCTTTGATTGTTATGGGCCGCGACGTCTGGGCTATGCGCCGGGGATGGGCAAAAAATTAACGGCCTTTGATCCCGAGGTGGTTCATAGCCAGGGGATGTGGACTTACACATCGTGGGTTGCTGCCCGTTGGCGCAGGCGCACGGGTAAGCCTGAGGTGATCCATCCCCATGGAATGCTGGATCCGTGGGCTGTTAAAAATTCCGCCTGGAAGAAGAAGTTGATAGCTCGGATTTTTGAACGTCGTCATTTGAGTGAGACTTCATGCCTGCGGGCTCTGTGTCATGCTGAGCTCGAAGCTATCCGTAGCTACGGTTTGCGAAATCCTATTTGTGTGATTCCTAACGGGATTGACTTACCTGCTGATCATTTGATCCAGAGAAATCAGAATAAACTTTCCCCTAACAAAAAGGTTTTGCTTTATTTAGGGCGGTTGCACCCCAAAAAAGGATTGGTTAATCTACTGCATGCTTGGGGGGCACTTTCAAAGCAGCAAGGGAAGACTTCTGAGTGGGTTTTGGCGATTGCAGGTTGGGATGAAGGAGGGCATGAAGATGAATTAAAAAGATTAGCTGTGAATCTGAAGATGGCCTGGAACGAGGGGGGCAATATCAATTCTGAAGATGATGATAGGGTGCGTTTTCTTGGGCCAAAATTTGGAAGCGAAAAAGAGCAGCTTTACCGCGATTGTGATGCTTTTATCCTCCCTTCTTTTAGCGAGGGGCTACCCATGGTCATCTTGGAGGCTTGGGCGTATGCAAAGCCCGTTATCATGACGCCGATGTGTCATCTGCCGGAAGGTGTCACAGCCCAAGCCGCATTCGAGGTATCACCCGATGTCGGTCAAATCCAGGATGGGCTCAGCCGGTTGATTCAACTCTCTGATGCTGAGCGGGAGGAAATGGGCACGAGAGGCCGGGCCTTAGTGGGACAGCGTTTTACCTGGGATTTGGTGGGCAGTCAGATGCATTCTGTGCAACACTGGCTAGTGAACGGCACTCCAGCACCTGAATGCGTGTTTTTTTGA
- a CDS encoding glycosyltransferase family 4 protein, translating to MKPLILLGFISYGPYHLARLKASRDLLTGMNIEGWELSPIQKEYSWEHKRVDYLHAVTDLPLESVSRLQWLIQVWRHLNQLKPDACVLAGYSHIGMLSALIWCRFHGRPVVVMSDSKEDSAPRHSWLEWCKAQILSLYESALVAGSPHRDYFIKLGYDSERIHRGYDVVDNSIYTALKTNPPGINRPYFLVVSRFIPEKNLSFVLSAFAQYVKGCGREKAWDLVICGDGALRAELEGQIRYLGLADKILLPGFLQMDEMLPFYCHAEVFILASLQETWGLVVNEAMASALPVLLSKKCGCFTDLLVSGYNGYGFDPRNEVELSSLMLQCYGMSPEERRAMGARGRLKIVSEYGLNHFAESLGDCLKSSFPECVR from the coding sequence ATGAAACCGCTTATTCTGCTAGGATTTATAAGTTATGGGCCTTATCATCTGGCTCGGCTGAAAGCTTCACGCGATCTATTGACTGGAATGAACATTGAGGGGTGGGAACTCTCTCCTATACAGAAGGAGTATAGCTGGGAGCATAAGAGGGTTGATTATCTACATGCAGTTACTGACTTGCCTCTGGAGAGTGTCAGTCGTCTTCAATGGCTAATACAGGTCTGGAGACATTTAAATCAGCTGAAGCCTGATGCTTGTGTTCTGGCTGGATATAGCCATATTGGAATGCTCTCAGCTCTGATCTGGTGCCGTTTTCATGGGCGTCCTGTTGTTGTGATGTCTGATAGTAAGGAAGATAGTGCTCCGCGCCACAGTTGGCTGGAATGGTGTAAAGCTCAGATTCTCTCATTGTATGAGTCAGCCTTAGTTGCAGGTAGCCCACATCGTGATTATTTCATTAAGTTAGGTTATGATTCAGAACGTATTCACAGAGGCTATGATGTGGTCGATAACTCAATCTACACTGCACTAAAAACCAACCCTCCTGGAATAAACCGACCCTATTTTTTAGTCGTAAGTCGATTCATTCCTGAAAAGAATCTTTCTTTTGTTCTTTCAGCTTTTGCTCAATACGTAAAGGGCTGTGGCCGCGAAAAAGCATGGGATTTAGTGATCTGTGGCGATGGGGCTTTACGTGCCGAATTAGAGGGTCAAATTAGATATTTAGGATTGGCTGATAAAATTTTACTGCCAGGATTTTTGCAGATGGATGAGATGCTGCCGTTTTATTGCCATGCAGAAGTTTTTATCTTAGCAAGTTTGCAGGAGACGTGGGGATTAGTCGTGAATGAAGCTATGGCTTCGGCTCTTCCTGTTTTGCTTTCAAAGAAATGTGGTTGTTTTACTGATCTCCTTGTATCAGGATACAATGGTTATGGTTTTGATCCGCGAAATGAAGTCGAATTGTCTTCGTTAATGTTACAGTGTTATGGAATGAGCCCGGAGGAGCGAAGGGCAATGGGAGCAAGGGGGCGGTTGAAGATCGTTTCAGAATATGGATTAAATCATTTTGCAGAAAGCTTAGGAGACTGTTTGAAGAGTTCGTTTCCTGAGTGTGTTCGTTGA